The Nitrospirota bacterium genome includes a region encoding these proteins:
- the thiS gene encoding sulfur carrier protein ThiS, whose translation MKVKLNGKIEEIQQTTVLDLLKARNIEPQMVSVEHNLKILEKEEFATTTLKEGDALEFLYYMGGGG comes from the coding sequence ATGAAGGTCAAACTGAACGGCAAGATCGAAGAGATCCAGCAAACCACGGTCCTGGATCTGCTCAAAGCGCGCAACATCGAGCCCCAGATGGTCTCGGTCGAGCACAACCTCAAGATTCTCGAAAAAGAAGAGTTCGCCACGACCACGCTCAAGGAGGGCGACGCACTCGAGTTCCTCTATTACATGGGCGGGGGCGGGTGA
- the cysK gene encoding cysteine synthase A produces MKAAADATALIGDTPLVRLLSDDGWAEIYAKVEAANPGGSVKDRICLNMILAAERDGRLKPGSTIVEPTSGNTGIGLALIAAVRGYRLVLLMPESMSRERSEILKAFGAEVVLTKAQLGMAGAIDEARALLARHSDYFMPDQFANPANPEVHRRTTGPEILSATDGRVDAFVAGVGTGGTITGVGEVLKAQNPSVRIVAVEPAASAVLSGGPPGPHKIQGIGAGFIPKVLNRAVVDEIITVTDDDAYRAKKGLAEREGLLVGISSGANVVAARQVARRLGKGRRVVTVLPDRGERYFSIERYFGTA; encoded by the coding sequence GTGAAAGCGGCCGCCGACGCGACCGCGCTGATCGGCGACACGCCGTTGGTGCGGCTCCTCAGCGACGACGGCTGGGCCGAGATTTACGCTAAGGTTGAAGCAGCAAATCCTGGAGGGAGCGTCAAGGATCGCATCTGCCTCAACATGATCCTGGCCGCCGAGCGCGACGGACGGCTCAAGCCGGGCTCCACCATCGTCGAGCCCACCAGCGGAAATACCGGAATCGGCCTGGCGCTCATCGCCGCGGTGCGGGGGTACCGACTCGTGCTGCTCATGCCGGAAAGCATGTCGCGGGAGCGGAGCGAGATCTTAAAGGCATTCGGGGCCGAGGTCGTGTTGACCAAGGCACAACTGGGCATGGCCGGCGCCATTGACGAGGCGCGCGCATTGTTGGCGCGACACTCGGACTATTTCATGCCGGATCAGTTCGCCAACCCCGCCAACCCGGAGGTGCACCGACGGACGACCGGGCCCGAGATCTTGTCCGCCACCGACGGACGGGTCGACGCGTTTGTGGCGGGCGTGGGAACCGGGGGCACGATCACGGGCGTCGGGGAGGTCCTCAAGGCCCAGAACCCCTCGGTGCGGATCGTGGCGGTTGAGCCGGCCGCCTCGGCGGTGTTGTCCGGCGGGCCCCCCGGCCCGCACAAGATTCAGGGCATTGGGGCGGGCTTCATTCCAAAGGTCTTGAATAGAGCGGTCGTGGATGAGATTATTACGGTAACGGACGACGACGCGTATCGCGCCAAGAAGGGTTTGGCCGAGCGCGAAGGTCTCTTGGTGGGAATCTCCTCCGGCGCCAACGTCGTTGCCGCGCGGCAAGTGGCGCGCAGGCTCGGCAAGGGACGGCGCGTGGTCACGGTCTTACCGGACCGGGGAGAGCGCTATTTCAGCATCGAGCGATACTTCGGAACCGCGTAA
- the moeB gene encoding molybdopterin-synthase adenylyltransferase MoeB — MAMNEDQIKRYSRHILLPEVGGKGQKKIANAKVFIVGAGGLGSPAALYLAAAGVGTIGIIDGDVVDLSNLQRQVIHHTPDIARPKIQSAREKIAALNPDVSVVPIHDRLTAKNALDLVKDFDLIIDGTDNFPAKFLINDTAVLAQKPLVHGGILRFIGQVLTILPGKSACYRCLFKAPPPAGLVPSCQEAGVLGALAGVIGTIQATEALKLILGVGQPLTDRLLTYDALTTRFRNVPLRKNPHCPVCSDQPTITELVDYEQEVCRTA; from the coding sequence ATGGCGATGAACGAGGATCAGATCAAACGCTACAGCCGACACATCCTGCTGCCGGAGGTGGGGGGCAAGGGACAAAAGAAGATCGCGAACGCCAAGGTGTTCATCGTGGGCGCGGGCGGGCTGGGATCGCCCGCCGCGTTGTACCTGGCAGCGGCCGGAGTGGGCACGATCGGCATCATCGACGGCGACGTGGTGGATCTCTCCAATCTGCAACGCCAAGTCATCCACCACACGCCCGACATCGCCCGCCCCAAGATCCAGTCGGCGCGCGAAAAGATCGCGGCGCTCAATCCCGACGTGTCGGTGGTCCCGATCCACGATCGGCTCACGGCCAAGAACGCCCTCGATCTGGTCAAGGACTTCGACTTGATCATCGATGGCACCGATAATTTCCCGGCCAAGTTTCTGATCAACGATACCGCGGTGTTGGCCCAGAAACCGTTGGTCCACGGCGGGATCTTACGCTTCATCGGGCAGGTGCTCACGATCCTCCCGGGCAAATCGGCGTGTTACCGGTGTCTGTTCAAAGCCCCGCCGCCGGCAGGGTTGGTGCCCTCCTGCCAAGAAGCCGGTGTGCTGGGCGCGCTGGCGGGCGTCATCGGGACGATCCAGGCGACCGAAGCGCTCAAACTGATTTTGGGCGTGGGGCAGCCGCTCACCGATCGTTTGCTCACCTACGACGCGCTCACCACGCGGTTTCGGAACGTCCCGTTACGCAAGAACCCCCACTGCCCGGTGTGCAGCGACCAGCCGACCATTACCGAGCTCGTGGACTACGAGCAGGAGGTCTGCCGGACGGCGTAA
- the thrC gene encoding threonine synthase: MDKIKGLKCRECGKQYQPDPLHVCEFCFGPLEVDYDYEAIAASVSRETITAGPKSLWRYIDLLPVEKEATVGLHGGFTPMIRAHRLGQALGLNELYLKNDTVNHPTLSFKDRVVAVALTRAREFGFDTVACASTGNLANSVSAHAAQAGLRCFVFIPSDLESAKVLGNLIYHPTVVAVEGTYDDVNRLCSEIAGEYRWAFVNINIRPYYAEGSKTLAFETAEQLGWRAPDQVVVPIASGSLLTKIWKGLKEFERVGLISGVKTKVNGAQATGCSPVAAAFSEGRDFIKPVKPKTLAKSLAIGNPADGYYALKTARETNGVITSVTDDEIVEGIHLLAKTEGVFAETAGGVTIGVLKKLVEQGAIGRRDVTVAYITGNGLKTQEAVAGTLGEAVYIEPTLEKFQRRFRLKEP, from the coding sequence ATGGACAAGATCAAGGGGCTCAAGTGCCGCGAGTGCGGCAAGCAGTACCAGCCGGACCCGCTCCACGTCTGCGAGTTTTGCTTCGGTCCGTTGGAGGTCGACTACGACTACGAGGCGATCGCCGCGTCGGTTTCCCGCGAGACCATCACGGCTGGGCCCAAGAGCTTGTGGCGGTATATCGATCTGCTCCCGGTCGAAAAAGAGGCCACGGTCGGGTTGCACGGCGGGTTCACGCCCATGATCCGCGCACATCGGCTCGGCCAAGCGCTGGGACTGAACGAGCTGTACCTGAAAAACGACACGGTCAACCACCCCACCCTGTCCTTCAAGGACCGCGTGGTGGCGGTGGCCCTTACCCGCGCGCGGGAGTTCGGTTTTGACACCGTGGCCTGCGCCTCGACCGGCAACCTCGCGAATTCCGTGTCCGCCCACGCCGCGCAAGCCGGGCTGCGGTGCTTCGTCTTCATCCCATCGGACCTGGAGTCCGCCAAGGTGTTGGGCAACTTGATTTATCATCCCACCGTGGTGGCGGTGGAAGGAACCTATGACGACGTGAACCGTCTGTGCAGCGAGATCGCGGGAGAGTACCGGTGGGCGTTCGTGAACATCAATATCCGGCCCTACTACGCCGAAGGCTCCAAGACCCTGGCGTTCGAGACCGCGGAACAGCTCGGATGGCGCGCCCCGGACCAAGTCGTGGTCCCCATTGCATCGGGCTCGCTGTTGACCAAGATCTGGAAAGGGCTCAAGGAGTTCGAGCGCGTGGGGCTCATCTCGGGCGTCAAGACCAAGGTCAACGGCGCGCAGGCGACCGGGTGCTCGCCGGTGGCCGCGGCGTTTTCAGAAGGCCGCGACTTCATCAAGCCGGTCAAGCCCAAGACGTTGGCCAAGTCATTGGCCATCGGCAACCCGGCGGACGGGTATTACGCGCTCAAAACCGCACGGGAAACCAACGGCGTGATCACGAGCGTGACGGACGACGAAATCGTCGAAGGCATCCACCTGTTGGCCAAAACCGAAGGCGTTTTTGCCGAGACCGCGGGCGGGGTGACCATCGGCGTCCTCAAGAAGCTGGTGGAACAGGGCGCGATCGGACGACGCGACGTGACCGTGGCTTACATCACGGGCAACGGGCTCAAGACGCAGGAAGCCGTTGCCGGCACGTTGGGCGAGGCCGTGTACATCGAACCCACGCTGGAGAAATTCCAGCGACGATTCCGATTGAAGGAGCCTTGA
- a CDS encoding MoaD/ThiS family protein produces MAVMVRIPSPLRKLTGGASEVEAKADSIGGLISALESSYPGMRERLCDETGAVRRFVNIYVNDEDIRFLTNQNTPLKDGDHVSIVPAIAGGRI; encoded by the coding sequence ATGGCCGTAATGGTCCGCATCCCGTCACCGCTGCGTAAGCTCACCGGGGGCGCGAGCGAGGTCGAGGCCAAAGCGGACTCGATCGGCGGGTTGATCAGCGCGCTGGAGTCCTCGTATCCGGGCATGCGCGAGCGCTTGTGTGACGAAACGGGCGCGGTCCGGCGCTTCGTCAACATCTACGTCAACGACGAAGACATCCGGTTCCTGACCAACCAGAACACGCCGCTCAAAGACGGCGACCACGTGTCGATCGTCCCCGCCATCGCGGGCGGGCGGATCTAA
- a CDS encoding NIL domain-containing protein, with amino-acid sequence MASLKVHITFPETKIKDPVIYQISHEYKVITNIRRADVTAKTGWMDVELTGDAAEIERAIAGLKAKGVKVDPIERNIVE; translated from the coding sequence ATGGCGAGCCTCAAGGTCCACATCACGTTCCCGGAAACCAAAATCAAGGACCCCGTCATTTATCAGATCAGCCACGAATACAAAGTCATCACCAATATCCGGCGCGCCGACGTGACCGCGAAAACCGGATGGATGGACGTGGAGTTGACCGGGGACGCGGCCGAGATCGAACGCGCCATCGCCGGACTCAAAGCCAAGGGGGTGAAGGTCGACCCCATCGAACGCAACATCGTCGAGTAA
- the moeB gene encoding molybdopterin-synthase adenylyltransferase MoeB, whose amino-acid sequence MALTDSQIERYSRHLILKEVGGKGQQKIANAKVFLVGAGGLGSPSALYLAAAGVGTLGLIDADTVDLSNLQRQILHTTDRVGVPKVESARQTLAALNPDIKINLYQDRISSANVMDLIRDYDIVLDGSDNFPTRFLINDACFFQKKTLVSGSIFRFEGQVAVIRAHNGTPCYRCLYPEPPPPGLVPSCQEAGVLGVLAGTIGILQAAETLKEILGVGESLAQGLVMYDALDMTFRTLKTRKNPHCALCGPNPTITTLLDYEQSCTLPPAGAPHA is encoded by the coding sequence ATGGCACTCACCGACTCACAGATCGAACGGTACAGCCGGCACTTGATCCTCAAAGAGGTCGGCGGCAAGGGACAGCAGAAAATCGCCAATGCCAAGGTGTTCCTGGTCGGCGCAGGAGGCCTGGGATCGCCGTCGGCGCTCTACCTGGCGGCCGCGGGCGTGGGCACGCTCGGCCTCATCGACGCCGATACCGTTGACCTGTCGAATCTGCAGCGACAAATCTTGCACACCACGGACCGCGTGGGAGTGCCCAAGGTGGAATCCGCTCGCCAGACGCTCGCGGCGTTGAACCCCGACATCAAAATCAATCTGTATCAGGACCGCATCTCGTCCGCCAACGTCATGGACCTGATCCGCGACTACGACATCGTGCTCGACGGGTCCGACAACTTCCCCACCCGGTTCCTGATCAACGACGCCTGTTTCTTTCAGAAAAAAACCCTGGTGTCGGGCAGCATCTTCCGCTTCGAGGGGCAGGTCGCGGTCATCAGAGCGCACAACGGCACGCCCTGCTACCGCTGCCTGTACCCGGAACCTCCTCCCCCGGGATTGGTCCCGTCGTGCCAGGAGGCCGGTGTGCTGGGTGTGTTGGCCGGGACCATCGGAATTCTCCAAGCCGCGGAAACGCTCAAGGAGATTCTGGGCGTGGGCGAGTCGCTGGCCCAGGGCTTGGTCATGTACGACGCGCTGGACATGACGTTTCGTACCCTCAAGACGCGCAAGAACCCGCACTGCGCGCTCTGCGGGCCGAATCCCACGATCACGACTCTGCTGGATTACGAGCAGTCCTGCACCCTGCCGCCCGCCGGCGCGCCGCACGCGTGA
- a CDS encoding M67 family metallopeptidase — MKIPKALVAAMIAHAEETYPEECCGLLAGPPDAPSHLYRIQNVHATPRVFFEMAPKEQFWAFKNMRHNNLSLVAIYHSHPETPARPSQSDIRLAYDPEPYYLLVSLQQRDKPELRAYRIVEGKVTEEAIEIV; from the coding sequence GTGAAGATCCCCAAGGCCCTGGTCGCGGCCATGATCGCCCACGCCGAGGAGACGTATCCCGAAGAGTGCTGCGGTCTGCTGGCGGGGCCCCCTGATGCGCCGTCACACCTCTACCGGATCCAAAATGTCCACGCCACGCCCAGGGTGTTTTTCGAAATGGCGCCCAAGGAGCAGTTCTGGGCCTTCAAGAACATGCGCCACAACAACCTGAGTCTGGTCGCCATCTACCACTCCCACCCCGAAACCCCCGCCCGCCCCTCGCAAAGCGACATTCGCCTGGCCTACGACCCGGAGCCGTACTACCTCCTCGTGTCGTTGCAACAGCGCGACAAGCCCGAGCTGCGGGCGTACCGGATCGTGGAGGGAAAGGTGACCGAAGAAGCGATCGAGATCGTCTGA
- the glgC gene encoding glucose-1-phosphate adenylyltransferase, with translation MPRTVQPRILAMIMAGGRGERLAPLTDFRTKPAVPFGGKYRIIDFVLSNFVNSDVMAIYALVQYRSQSLIEHLRRGWRIGGRIHQNFITVVPPQMKTGAMVYEGTADAVYQNINLIHDFAPDLVAVFGADHIYRMDIRQMVDFHLAHKAQITVAALPVPLAAASSFGVIEVNEEDRIMGFDEKPRRPKPMPGDPTRAYASMGNYLFAADALVDILNQDSMHGGSHDFGRDIIPRMVGEHRVVAYNFLANEIPDLQAYEEHGYWRDVGTIDAYWQAHMDLLGERPRFDLRNAAWPIMTDSYDGPAASLVRTRVDAAMIGQGSQIVDAEITRSVIGRNVRIDAGCRIEDSVILDGSIVGEGSHLRRVIADRFNVLPKQSVVGKADSAITVLPRGRSIGGRAFNVTGG, from the coding sequence GTGCCCCGCACTGTTCAGCCCCGCATCCTTGCCATGATCATGGCCGGCGGTCGCGGCGAACGGTTGGCTCCTCTTACCGATTTCCGTACCAAGCCCGCCGTGCCTTTCGGCGGCAAGTACCGCATCATCGATTTCGTGCTCAGCAACTTCGTCAACTCCGACGTGATGGCCATCTACGCGCTGGTGCAGTACCGTTCGCAGTCGCTCATCGAGCACTTACGGCGGGGGTGGCGGATCGGCGGACGGATTCACCAAAACTTCATCACCGTGGTGCCGCCCCAGATGAAGACCGGCGCCATGGTGTACGAGGGCACGGCGGATGCGGTGTATCAGAACATCAACTTGATTCACGACTTCGCGCCCGACCTGGTCGCCGTGTTCGGCGCGGACCACATCTATCGCATGGACATCCGCCAGATGGTGGATTTCCACCTTGCGCATAAGGCCCAGATCACGGTCGCGGCGCTGCCGGTGCCATTGGCAGCCGCCTCCTCGTTCGGAGTGATCGAGGTCAACGAGGAAGATCGGATCATGGGATTCGACGAAAAACCCAGGCGGCCCAAACCCATGCCCGGGGACCCCACGCGGGCGTACGCGTCGATGGGCAACTACCTGTTCGCGGCCGATGCCCTCGTGGACATCCTCAACCAAGACTCCATGCACGGGGGCTCACACGACTTCGGACGCGACATTATCCCGCGTATGGTCGGTGAACACCGCGTGGTGGCGTACAACTTTCTCGCCAACGAAATCCCGGATCTCCAAGCCTACGAGGAGCACGGGTACTGGCGTGACGTGGGCACGATCGACGCCTATTGGCAGGCGCACATGGATCTGTTGGGCGAGCGGCCGCGTTTTGATTTGCGCAACGCGGCGTGGCCGATCATGACCGACAGCTACGACGGCCCGGCCGCGAGCCTGGTTCGCACTCGGGTCGATGCCGCCATGATCGGCCAGGGCAGCCAGATCGTGGACGCGGAGATCACAAGATCCGTGATCGGGCGCAACGTGCGGATCGACGCAGGCTGCCGCATCGAGGACTCGGTCATTCTCGATGGGTCGATCGTCGGCGAGGGCTCGCACCTGCGTCGGGTGATCGCGGATCGCTTCAACGTGCTCCCGAAACAGAGCGTCGTGGGCAAGGCCGACTCCGCGATCACCGTGCTCCCGCGCGGGCGCTCGATCGGCGGGAGAGCCTTCAACGTGACTGGCGGCTAG
- the mutM gene encoding bifunctional DNA-formamidopyrimidine glycosylase/DNA-(apurinic or apyrimidinic site) lyase yields the protein MPELPEVESITRRLRPAVIGRTIDSVEVLRRDIWSGPLTADELPGRTTVRLLRHGKSMLFELEPSLWLGVRLGMTGQLLVAPRNTPRPPHTHVVVTFAGEPLELRYRDPRRFGAWRVAKSLVEFDLAPDALTLRRATWERIVGTRSGMLRPLLMNQHIIAGLGNIYTNEALFAARLHPRQEASDLNDAQREALYRAIKSTLKEGIRWGGSTIRDYRTPDGASGRFQERFRVYDRAGLPCKRRCGARIQKLPAAKDAQPGFFCPRCQRVGVASRQSR from the coding sequence TTGCCCGAGTTGCCCGAGGTTGAATCCATCACTCGGCGTTTGCGACCAGCAGTCATCGGCCGCACGATCGACTCCGTCGAAGTCCTCCGCCGGGACATCTGGTCCGGGCCGTTGACCGCCGATGAACTGCCGGGCCGCACGACAGTTCGTCTGCTCCGCCACGGCAAATCCATGCTGTTCGAGTTGGAACCATCGCTGTGGCTTGGCGTTCGCCTGGGCATGACGGGCCAGTTGCTGGTCGCTCCTCGTAACACGCCGCGTCCGCCGCACACCCACGTGGTGGTGACGTTTGCCGGCGAACCGCTGGAGCTCCGATACCGGGACCCACGGCGGTTCGGCGCCTGGCGCGTCGCCAAGTCGCTTGTCGAGTTCGACCTGGCTCCGGATGCTTTGACCCTGCGTCGGGCGACGTGGGAGCGGATCGTCGGGACGCGGAGCGGGATGCTCCGTCCGCTGTTGATGAATCAACACATCATCGCGGGCTTGGGCAACATCTACACGAACGAAGCCCTGTTCGCCGCGCGACTACACCCTCGCCAGGAGGCGTCGGATCTCAATGACGCGCAGCGCGAGGCGCTTTACCGCGCCATCAAATCCACGCTGAAAGAAGGTATTCGGTGGGGTGGGTCAACGATCCGTGACTACCGCACCCCAGATGGGGCGAGCGGCCGGTTTCAAGAGCGCTTTCGCGTGTACGACCGCGCGGGGCTGCCCTGCAAGCGCCGCTGCGGCGCCCGCATCCAGAAATTGCCCGCCGCCAAAGACGCCCAGCCCGGGTTTTTCTGCCCCCGCTGTCAGCGGGTGGGGGTAGCTAGCCGCCAGTCACGTTGA
- the tatC gene encoding twin-arginine translocase subunit TatC, translating into MVEDRTGGAMPLLDHLVELRKRLIISAVAVLVAAVGAFSFSDEILGWLVSSLDQELVFLSPTEAFWVSLKISLVAGLLIALPLVFYQAWRFIAPGLYRSERRYAAGFVITSCAFFAAGLAFCAFVALPFALKFLIAFGVERGIRPMISARMYVDFALKFYLAFGVIFEVPLGVTLASRMGLVTPAALARNRRYAFLVNAILAAVLTPTSDLFNMALMLVPLTVLYEVGIIGARIFGRRRSAPEAAAAEV; encoded by the coding sequence ATGGTTGAGGACAGGACCGGGGGGGCGATGCCGCTGCTCGATCATCTCGTCGAGTTGCGGAAGCGCCTGATCATCAGCGCGGTCGCGGTGCTGGTCGCGGCCGTCGGCGCGTTTTCATTTTCCGACGAGATCCTCGGCTGGTTGGTGTCTTCGCTCGACCAAGAGCTGGTGTTTCTGTCCCCGACCGAAGCCTTTTGGGTCTCGTTGAAAATTTCGCTCGTCGCGGGTCTGCTCATCGCGTTGCCGCTCGTGTTCTATCAAGCGTGGCGGTTCATTGCTCCCGGCCTGTACCGATCGGAGCGCCGCTACGCCGCGGGGTTCGTGATCACCTCGTGCGCGTTTTTCGCCGCGGGGCTCGCGTTCTGCGCGTTCGTGGCGCTGCCCTTCGCACTGAAGTTCCTGATCGCATTCGGCGTGGAGCGCGGTATCAGACCGATGATCTCGGCGCGGATGTACGTGGATTTCGCGTTGAAGTTTTACTTGGCGTTCGGCGTGATCTTCGAGGTGCCGCTCGGCGTCACGCTGGCCAGCCGGATGGGCCTGGTCACGCCGGCGGCGTTGGCCCGCAACCGGCGCTACGCGTTCCTGGTCAACGCCATCCTGGCCGCGGTGCTCACGCCGACCTCCGACCTGTTCAACATGGCGCTCATGTTGGTGCCGCTCACCGTGCTCTATGAAGTCGGCATCATCGGGGCACGCATCTTCGGACGCCGGAGGTCTGCGCCCGAAGCCGCCGCGGCCGAGGTGTAG
- the tatB gene encoding Sec-independent protein translocase protein TatB, translating into MFGIGFPELIVILLLALIVLGPQRLPELARTLGRGFAMLKRAADDAQAQVQDELRAVEDTMEPKSTSGPRSASPQSPDRSTDG; encoded by the coding sequence ATGTTCGGTATCGGCTTTCCAGAACTGATCGTGATCCTCCTGCTGGCCCTGATCGTCCTGGGGCCGCAGCGGTTGCCGGAACTCGCGCGCACGCTGGGGCGCGGGTTCGCCATGCTCAAACGCGCCGCGGACGACGCACAGGCCCAGGTGCAGGACGAACTGCGAGCGGTGGAAGACACCATGGAGCCGAAGTCCACCTCGGGGCCGAGGTCCGCCTCCCCCCAGTCGCCGGATCGATCGACCGATGGTTGA
- a CDS encoding DUF465 domain-containing protein translates to MRDDDVSWIEHLRKTNREYVDLERRHLELERELGDLVKRRVLTTDEEVRKKNVQKEKLATKDRMNDILRHTRHARMAS, encoded by the coding sequence ATGCGCGATGACGACGTCAGTTGGATCGAACACCTCCGCAAGACCAATCGAGAATACGTTGACCTCGAACGGCGACACCTTGAGTTGGAACGAGAACTCGGGGACTTGGTCAAACGTCGCGTGTTGACCACCGACGAAGAAGTCAGGAAAAAGAACGTCCAGAAAGAAAAACTCGCCACGAAGGATCGCATGAACGACATTTTGCGACATACCCGGCACGCCCGCATGGCGTCCTGA
- the rimI gene encoding ribosomal protein S18-alanine N-acetyltransferase, with the protein MVGPSPEVENRPGRRAEEPSVGRIRPMTLPDLDVVLAIERASFAQPWTEDMFRAELTENPSARFFVAVAGGDIVGYIGGWFVVDELQVVSLAVRPDARRRRVASRLLAHLFDHAGAPVRRASLEVRRSNRAAIAMYERFGFRPAGVRRGYYDEPKEDAVLMERVV; encoded by the coding sequence GTGGTCGGACCTAGCCCCGAGGTGGAGAACCGACCCGGTCGTCGGGCCGAGGAGCCGTCGGTCGGTCGCATTCGTCCCATGACGCTCCCAGACCTCGATGTCGTGCTCGCGATCGAGCGGGCGTCGTTCGCGCAGCCGTGGACCGAGGACATGTTCCGGGCGGAACTGACCGAGAACCCGTCCGCGCGGTTTTTCGTGGCCGTAGCCGGGGGCGATATCGTCGGCTACATCGGAGGGTGGTTCGTGGTGGACGAGCTGCAGGTGGTCAGCCTCGCCGTGCGGCCGGACGCCAGACGACGCCGGGTGGCCAGCCGTCTCCTGGCGCATCTCTTCGACCACGCGGGGGCCCCGGTGCGCCGAGCGTCCCTGGAAGTGCGGCGGTCGAATCGGGCCGCGATCGCGATGTATGAGCGGTTCGGGTTTCGACCGGCCGGCGTGCGCCGGGGGTATTATGACGAGCCCAAGGAGGACGCGGTGTTGATGGAGCGGGTCGTGTGA
- the tsaB gene encoding tRNA (adenosine(37)-N6)-threonylcarbamoyltransferase complex dimerization subunit type 1 TsaB, which produces MRLLAIDAALDDASAAVWEGEGEPALGSVSEVVCTERATASRELLPAIDRLLGLRGWSTSDLDGVVLTLGPGSFTGLRIGVSLVKGLRSACPVRVAAVGTLDAIAVASGRSGHVAAVLDARRGEVYARLFRCDDGGAEPLGDEAVTTPDAWAASLPGGAALSCVGPGAARHADVLKTALGSRVSVAPGPLMTAAAAALHLGARLLASGRDTPVEALLPRYVRRSTAEANLERGVLGSRRRRMLGWDPARGRT; this is translated from the coding sequence ATGAGGCTTCTGGCGATCGATGCCGCGCTCGACGACGCGAGCGCGGCGGTGTGGGAGGGCGAGGGTGAGCCGGCGCTCGGGTCGGTCAGCGAGGTGGTGTGCACCGAGCGGGCCACGGCGTCGCGCGAGTTGTTGCCCGCGATCGACCGGTTGCTCGGGCTGCGGGGCTGGTCGACGTCGGACCTCGACGGCGTGGTGCTGACGCTCGGTCCCGGCTCGTTCACCGGCTTGCGTATCGGCGTGAGTTTGGTGAAGGGACTGCGGTCCGCGTGTCCGGTGCGGGTCGCAGCGGTGGGGACGCTGGATGCGATCGCCGTGGCGTCGGGCCGGTCGGGCCACGTGGCGGCCGTGCTGGATGCTCGCCGCGGCGAGGTGTACGCTCGGCTCTTTCGCTGCGACGACGGCGGGGCCGAACCGCTCGGCGACGAGGCGGTGACCACGCCTGACGCATGGGCCGCGTCGTTGCCGGGGGGCGCAGCCCTGTCCTGCGTCGGACCAGGCGCGGCACGCCATGCCGATGTCCTGAAAACCGCCCTGGGATCCCGTGTGAGCGTCGCCCCGGGACCCCTGATGACGGCCGCGGCTGCGGCGCTGCATCTGGGAGCCCGCCTCTTGGCTTCCGGGCGGGACACGCCGGTGGAGGCGTTGCTTCCGCGATATGTCAGGCGGTCGACCGCGGAGGCGAATCTGGAGCGCGGCGTGCTGGGGAGCCGTCGACGGCGCATGCTCGGCTGGGATCCGGCGCGTGGTCGGACCTAG